In the Vogesella sp. XCS3 genome, GCGCTGGTCTGGCGGCAGCTGCTGCATGGCTTCCATGCCGTTTTTGATCAGGTTGAGCAGCACCTGCTCGATCAGGATAGGGTCCACATGCACCAGCGGCAAGTTGGCCGCCAGGTGCACATTGATGCTGCTGGCCAGGCGGCGCGCTTCGATTTCGGCAATCGCCAGTGCGGCATCGATGATCTCACCGACGTCGGCCGCTTTGCGCACCGGCTCGCTCTGCTTCACAAATTCGCGCACGCGGCGCACGATCTTGCCAGCACGCTCGGCCTGCGCCGTGATTTTTTCCATCACCGGGATCAGCGACGCCGGCGTGGCTTTGCCCTGGCGCAGCCGCTCGACACAGCCGGCCTGATAGTTGGCAATAGCCGATAGTGGCTGGTTCAGCTCGTGCGCCAGCGTAGACGCCATTTCGCCCATGGTAATCAGGCGCGAGGTCGCTTGCAGTTTCTGCATCTGCTCTTCGTAGCGCTGCTCGGCGTCATGCTGCTCGGTGATATCGGTCAGAATCAGCATCTGCACATTGTGGCCATCCACCCAGCGCACCGGGCGGCTGCGCAGCAGGTACCAGCGCCCCGGGTCATCCAGCCATAGTTCCTGGTCGGTATTGGCGTGCTGCAGCATCTGGCGCAGGCGCAGATCGCAGTATTCGTACTCGTGCTCTTCGCTGGCTGCGGCCAACCATTGCCGGTAACGCTTGTTGCAGAACAGCAGTTGCTGGCTATCGGGCCGCACCACGGCTACGGCCGCATCCAGGCCCTCGATCACCGCGATAAAGCGCTCGTTGGCCGCCTCCAGCGCCTGCTGTGCCTCGCGCTTGTCGGTCATGTCGGTAAGCGCCGCCATCCAGCCGGTATGAATGCCATCGGCGTCGATCAGCGGCGAAATCAGCATCTGTCCGTAGAATTTTTCGCCACTCTTGCGCTGCATCACCGACTCGAACAGCTGGTGGCTGTTATCGCCCGACAGTGTCTGGCGTAGCGCGTCGTAATTCAGCGGCGCCACATCGGGCGACCAGTAGGGGTAAGGCGGGCGCAGCCCGATCAGCTCGTCCTCGCCATAGCCGGTAATGCGGCAAAAAGCCGGGTTCACATAGCTGATCTGGCCATCCAGGTCGATGGCGCGTATGCCCACCACCAGAGAATCTTCCATGGCCTTGCGGAACATATACTCGTGGCGCAGCGCCTGTTCGGCCTGCTTCTCGGCGGTAATGTCACGGCCGGACAGATACAGCACCCCTGCATCCAGCAGCGGGCTCATGGCCCAGGCCAGCGACAGCACACGGCCATCGCGGCTTAACATGCGCGTTTCCACATAGCGGTCCACGCTGCCGGCTTCCAGTAGCTGGCGAATCAGCTGGCGCGTCGGCTCGCGCTGCTGCGGGTCGACATAGTTCAGAAAAGAGGTACCCTGCAGCTGCTCGGCGCTGTAACCCAGCCCCTGCACAAACGCCGGGTTCATGTGCAGCAAGGTGGTATCTTCACGCATCACCCCCAGCCACTCGCGCGACAGCTTGTACACCCTGTCGCGCTCGCGTTCTGCCTCGATACGGCGGCGGATATGCCGCGACAGGCTGAATAGCGACAGCAAGGTCAGCACGGACAAACCGGTAATCAGCCCCAGCTGGATCAGGCGGTTTTTGTTGACATCCCCCCGCACCGGACGCGCCACCAAAGCCAGCGACGTGCCGCCCAGGCGTATGCTCTGCATCACACCCAGCGGTGGCTGGCTTTGTGCATTTCGCGCCAGGTTCAGGCCTCCAGACTGCAGGGCCAGGTGATATTTTTCGGCAAACCATGACGGCGGCACGCGGCGCACAAACGCACCGGCCTGATAAATGCCGATAACCATGCCGCGAAATTGCGTATCGCGGTACACCGGCACCATCAGATCAAAACGCCAGTCCCCGCCCTCGCTCTGATACGGCTGGCTAAAGCGCGGGTGGCCATCGTTGCGTGCCGCCAGGTAGGCGTCCACGCGCTGGCCGGAAATACCTGCGCCGGCGGACAAGCCGGATTCCTCATACGGTGCCACCCAGCGCACGATATAGC is a window encoding:
- a CDS encoding PAS domain S-box protein yields the protein MRTSRFYTSLRRSPVYRLMPNSTIVLFFLTMAVMLWTLDARESDQQRTDLAKDTLWAEQTMRLRLDGHQAELAQIARDIGREEMGEEGFLVQASQFLGNTPEMAAVVWADASYIVRWVAPYEESGLSAGAGISGQRVDAYLAARNDGHPRFSQPYQSEGGDWRFDLMVPVYRDTQFRGMVIGIYQAGAFVRRVPPSWFAEKYHLALQSGGLNLARNAQSQPPLGVMQSIRLGGTSLALVARPVRGDVNKNRLIQLGLITGLSVLTLLSLFSLSRHIRRRIEAERERDRVYKLSREWLGVMREDTTLLHMNPAFVQGLGYSAEQLQGTSFLNYVDPQQREPTRQLIRQLLEAGSVDRYVETRMLSRDGRVLSLAWAMSPLLDAGVLYLSGRDITAEKQAEQALRHEYMFRKAMEDSLVVGIRAIDLDGQISYVNPAFCRITGYGEDELIGLRPPYPYWSPDVAPLNYDALRQTLSGDNSHQLFESVMQRKSGEKFYGQMLISPLIDADGIHTGWMAALTDMTDKREAQQALEAANERFIAVIEGLDAAVAVVRPDSQQLLFCNKRYRQWLAAASEEHEYEYCDLRLRQMLQHANTDQELWLDDPGRWYLLRSRPVRWVDGHNVQMLILTDITEQHDAEQRYEEQMQKLQATSRLITMGEMASTLAHELNQPLSAIANYQAGCVERLRQGKATPASLIPVMEKITAQAERAGKIVRRVREFVKQSEPVRKAADVGEIIDAALAIAEIEARRLASSINVHLAANLPLVHVDPILIEQVLLNLIKNGMEAMQQLPPDQRQLEISVQRQHSKRIEVAIVDRGHGVPDALKSQLFDAFFTTKGDGMGMGLNICRSIVEFHQGQLSVEDHPLGGTIFRFTLPVFEP